Within Primulina tabacum isolate GXHZ01 chromosome 5, ASM2559414v2, whole genome shotgun sequence, the genomic segment TTTTCCAATGAATGAGagattattttatctttttttgcATAAAATGTAAGGAACATATAATTAGGGGTTGTCGCCATTTTCTCTCTATGTGATCAACATCATCATAATCTAGAATATTATTCGAATCAAGCATACCGAATTATGAATCATTATGCATGGAATATATGGTCTAAAAATGTATCAAAAGTAATATGAACTTAGAACTTATCTTTTTGCCCAAAAAAGGGTTTTTTTTAGTGTCAAAAAAGGTATTCGAATTATGACCTCAAAACAACAAGGTTCAATGGGGATAAGGATCAATTATTCACTTATTTCCTTGATTCACCAACCAAAACATACAATAGAAGTTAGAGTTTTAACCAGAGAgggaaattttgggacaaaAATAAATAACGTTTTCTCTGGTTACATCATATAAGTGTGTATTTATTAGgaaaaataactttttttttcCACTAACTTGTTCAGTTTTGGTTTTGGTCCATTATGTTTTCAAAGTTTGGTTTCAGTACGCTAGCTTTTAGTCCAATTGGTGACTGTGCAAGGAAGAAGAGTCAACAATTAACGATATCACATCAGAATTTTTCAGTGTCAAATCATTATTTTCTTGTATCACTTCGACACTCCaacaaaataataatgaaatccaaaaatcaaaatttgaaaatttagcAGGCAAAAATCCAAAATAACTAAATTAGTGAACCGAAAACATTGTATTAGGTGATGGGAAAAGATTTGGTCCTTTagttgattaatttttttttttggatctTAGTACAATAATTTGGCAACTTTTGTATTTTTAGTTGATCAAAGTACATTTCAACCATTATACAAAATTCAACAATTATTTGAataaagaaaatagaaaaaaaattgaaacgaTCATTTATTGTAGACATGTAATTATAAAAATCGTCCTTCTGGGATGGAATATCAAATAactatattttacaaatttCTAGCCCTCTTGAGAGAATAATTACCCCAGAATCAAATGGAATTAAAAATTCTTTGTCCCGGTGACAATATCATTCTCGGATCAAACTTTGTTTTCATTTCTTGAAAAGAATCCCATTTGGAGCCGAAATGTTTAACCCAATCTTCCTTGGATTTGTAATGTGGAAGATACTGCTTAATCTTGATTCCACTCTTTTCACAAAATTCAAGtatctcattatttaatttttcataaatctCCACTTCATCAGGCACACATGAATGAAGTAACCCCAGAGTGTAGAAAATTTCCTCTTCCGGTATAACGGCAGACGTCCTATCATCCCATctgaagaaaaaaataaaaataaattaaaacgaaaaagagaaaaaaggACCCTCTACGTAAATTTGCATGAGTTTTATTTTGTCCATCTAATAATCAAGATTTCTCGACTATGCTGAAATTAATGACATCGGATATTGTTGATATTTATTGATATATAAAGCACCAACTCTTCGATCCATAAAAAAGCTATTTATTACACTAGAACCTAAATAAAGTTTAAACAGGCAAAAACTGACATTTTCAATTTTACGATTTTTCCtacaaaaatgttattttaacgTATTAAAAAAAAGTATATTAGATTTGAAAGAAATAGAAAAATCTTGTACTTGATTCTGTTAAAAGGGTAGAAAAGGATGGGTCCTGAGGTGGTGTGGTTATGTCTCCTTATGATGTGGGCAAAGACAGCATCATTGAAATCCAAAATGGTTGACTTGGGTACGAACAGATTCAGCCATGGATGAGCTTCCGAGTTGTGATTGTCTCCGATCGCAACTCTGCTCAGAAAATCAATCACCGGCACGTCTTTCTTGAATATGAAACCGGAAACGAATTCCAAATCTTTTCCCATAGTTTCGAGTTCCTGAGAGTTAAATGAACAACCACCACAGCGAACAAAATGACAAAATTGTTAAATTAGCTGCATGCATGTTGACAAAACAGTACCCCGGTCCCCAAAACAAGTACGACTATTCGATCTAATTACATTAACTGTGATATCAATTGTAAGATTAAATACACATTATATACGAGCAGAGAAACTTGCAAGTTGTAACCAGTAATATATGTACGATATTACAATAAATGAGGGGTGttaataatttatgaaaatttctTAACATGACAATAATCGTATGTAAAAAAGAAAACTAAATCTATAGGCACTAATGCATACATACATGTGTGTGCATACCTCATCAATGGTGTTTGCGGTGAGATCATCATAATATTTGACGACTTCGATGGAGTAGAGGAGACCTTGGTTGCTCTTCAATAAAGAACTGATTTTGGATTGATTTAAGGAAGAGTAAAAGGAAGATCTCCAGTTATTTGGAGGGCTATTGTCCGTAATAAGAGAACCTTCCACATAATCTGGGCCATTAATGTTACCCGAGGAGATTAAATATTCTTGATCTCTTGTGAATTTTGAGAAATCATTATAAATCAATCTCACCCATTTGGCCTAACaaaaagagaaaaaggaaaacaTATATATAGTTATAACGCTTGCCAGAAAATATTGGTTCCATCTCAAAAATCCAAAATCCGGTTTTGAAATCCCCCATCAGAGACGAGcgaaatataatttttgtttttcggATGAGTAAAAATTACTATTTCATGCATGTGTATCGATAATTAGTTtcaatattattataaatttaattgagTCCATAAAATATGAAGATCCAATGAATTTTTATGTGCTTACTCTTGATGGAGCTTTATGTAGTAGAATTCTTGCCCTGACAATAATGCCAAATTGTCCTAGACCACCTAGGACAGCAAAAAATAACTCAGAATTCATGTCCTTAGAGCAAGTCATGAACTCCCCTGTACCTGAATCAAATACATATATGAAATAAAGACCTTTGGTCAGTTAGCATGGCCAAAACAAGGGACGAAAATACACGATTTCATACGTTGATTATATCGAACTTTTAAAGAAAATCGTgaataaaatttcaatttttttccttATAATATGACGGGGGAGACAATTTTCCGGCCACCATATCATCATCATATTAAAAGTGCATGGAAAAaag encodes:
- the LOC142544679 gene encoding cytokinin dehydrogenase 3-like — protein: MAANHSPMLASYFITFFIVVPWATALPDEILRQNIGKILRTDLGSTSIASADYGNLVQETPSAVFYPSTVDEVISLIKLSNNLSTPFSIAARGRGHSVRGQAMAGDGVVVEMASLAGNGIRVRVSWNPALGFFADVGGEQTWIDVLKTTLEHGLAPVSWTDYLYLTVGGTLSNGGISGQSFLHGPQISNVHELDVITGTGEFMTCSKDMNSELFFAVLGGLGQFGIIVRARILLHKAPSRAKWVRLIYNDFSKFTRDQEYLISSGNINGPDYVEGSLITDNSPPNNWRSSFYSSLNQSKISSLLKSNQGLLYSIEVVKYYDDLTANTIDEELETMGKDLEFVSGFIFKKDVPVIDFLSRVAIGDNHNSEAHPWLNLFVPKSTILDFNDAVFAHIIRRHNHTTSGPILFYPFNRIKWDDRTSAVIPEEEIFYTLGLLHSCVPDEVEIYEKLNNEILEFCEKSGIKIKQYLPHYKSKEDWVKHFGSKWDSFQEMKTKFDPRMILSPGQRIFNSI